The stretch of DNA TTTTCATTCTTTTTCCTCTTTATTTTCCAATTAAAAATCCAATACTTCAGGAGTTTCCAGGAAAAAGAAGAACTTCTGAAAGCCAATTCTTTCCTGAATGCCACTTTGGAATCAACAACAGATGGCATTTTGGTCGTCGACAAGGAAGGGAAAACAATCTATTTGTACAATGATCGATTCCTGACCCTGTGGCAAGTACCACAAAGCCTCGTTCAGAGTATTAAAGAGAGCCGTGATGACCACCCGTTATTGACCTTCGTAACGTCACAATTGAAAGACCCCGTTTCATTCTTCGAAAAGGTCAGAGAGCTTTACAGCCATCCTGATGCGGAAAGTTTTGACACCCTCGAATTGGCAGATGGAAGGGTATTTGAACGTTACTCCAGGCCGCAATTGCTCGAGGGCAAGAACTTTGGGAGAGTCTGGAGTTTTCGGGACGTCAGTGAAAGGAAAAGAGCCGAGATTGAACTTCTCAAATCAATGAAACTGGAGTCCATAGGCCTCCTGGCCGGAGGGATAGCCCATGATTTCAATAATATTTTAACGGCAATCCTGGGGAACGTTTCACTTGCCAAACTGGGTATTGATCCTGACAATGCTTCTTCTGTTTATCTTAATGAGACCGAAAAGGCGGTTCTCAACGCAAGAGATCTGGCCAACCAATTATTAACTTTTACAAAGGGGGGAGCTCCTCAAAAAAAAATCGTTTTCCTCCCTCCCCTTTTAAAGGAAGCGATTACTTTTGCCCTAAGAGGATCTCACATTCAGTCGAAATTTTATTTTCCTGATAATCTCTGGACCACCGAAATCGACCCCGGGCAGATCACGCAATTGGCTCATAATCTCGTGATTAACTCAAAACAGGCCACCGGAGAAGGAGGAGAAGTCGTCATTCGGGCTGAAAACATTTTAATGGATGATCTGACAGCACAAAAGTTCTCATTGGAACCCGGTTTTTATCTCCTGATCTGTTTTAAAGATAATGGCAGGGGAATTCCGGAAAAAGATATTGGCAAGATATTCGATCCGTTCTTTACGACAAAAGACGGGGGATCTGGATTGGGCCTGTTTTCAGCCTATTCCATTGCCAAGAATCACGGCGGCACCATTACCGTCGAATCGCAACCCGGCCGGGGCGCATCCTTTCTTGTCTACCTCCCTGCCGTGACCGACAATCCGATTAAAGGGTCTGATACAAAACAGTCTTCCATTACATTTGGATCCGGGAAGATACTCCTCATGGACGACGATGAAACAGTCAGAAATATGGCAACCCGGATGCTCCAGACCCTGGGATATGAGGTTTCCGTGGCGAGCAAAGGTGAAGAGGCATTTGAAATGTATAAGAATGCCAAGAAAACAAACGCGTCTTACGATGCGGTCATTCTTGACCTGACCTGACTATTCAGGGAGGAAAGGGAGGGAAACAGACGCTCAAGGAGTTATTAGCCTACGATCCTGAGGTACGGGCAATCGTCTCCAGCGGGTACTCGAATGACATGGTTCTCTCTAAATACCTGGAATTCGGATTTAAGGGTTCTGTACCGAAACCTTATCGTATTCAAGACCTCGGCAGAACATTAAACTCAATATTAAAAAACGCGGCAACTGAATCTTAGTACAGATCGCCTAAAAAAGCTGACAAACGGAGTCGCCGGTCAAGCCCATCTCAATCTACGGGTTAGTCAGGGGAATCGTATTTACCGGTCCAAATATGGAAAGGGAATGGTCAAATTGGGACGACTTTCCAACGATTAACAGGGTCATCCCGTCGGGGTGTATATATTTCTGGGCAACTCTCAGGACATCCTCGCGAGTCACTTTGGATACATGGTCT from Nitrospirota bacterium encodes:
- a CDS encoding PAS-domain containing protein — protein: MMSIVGKMDLLLKNLKSHSLFLIVACLEFTIGWADFHTSYWLSLRVLYIVPIFLATWYGSRGMAFGISIISATIGSLDLYRELLPGATNWIFIYNLLEEGLLFSFFFLFIFQLKIQYFRSFQEKEELLKANSFLNATLESTTDGILVVDKEGKTIYLYNDRFLTLWQVPQSLVQSIKESRDDHPLLTFVTSQLKDPVSFFEKVRELYSHPDAESFDTLELADGRVFERYSRPQLLEGKNFGRVWSFRDVSERKRAEIELLKSMKLESIGLLAGGIAHDFNNILTAILGNVSLAKLGIDPDNASSVYLNETEKAVLNARDLANQLLTFTKGGAPQKKIVFLPPLLKEAITFALRGSHIQSKFYFPDNLWTTEIDPGQITQLAHNLVINSKQATGEGGEVVIRAENILMDDLTAQKFSLEPGFYLLICFKDNGRGIPEKDIGKIFDPFFTTKDGGSGLGLFSAYSIAKNHGGTITVESQPGRGASFLVYLPAVTDNPIKGSDTKQSSITFGSGKILLMDDDETVRNMATRMLQTLGYEVSVASKGEEAFEMYKNAKKTNASYDAVILDLT